In Zonotrichia leucophrys gambelii isolate GWCS_2022_RI chromosome 8, RI_Zleu_2.0, whole genome shotgun sequence, one genomic interval encodes:
- the METTL18 gene encoding histidine protein methyltransferase 1 homolog yields MDFQFNFAVDENENSEADAHFLLLCSPEHKQESTEKSRESADLAAKPSLKLAAAKHQDEAALKKNLCVKAAKEHSIPQDLNKVLENKVMETVLGLSHVKLSVVERTCSGDADSEGIVSKSVSSHSDLIPGVYEGGLKIWECTFDLMDYLTEAEIEFTNKTVLDLGCGAGLLGIVALQGEAARVHFQDYNSTVIDEITLPNVVANCISEGRGGKDRKASKPPSKRPRKAESSPDVLSRCRFFSGDWSQVSQLLSNSKPCLKYDIILTSETIYNPDYYSALHDTLAQLLDANGRVYLASKVHYFGVGGGVSLFEKFIEDKNVFRTSLVKTIDQGLQRCIMEIAFKNSC; encoded by the coding sequence atggattttcagtttaattttgcTGTTGATGAAAATGAGAACAGCGAGGCTGACGCTCACTTCTTATTGCTGTGCTCTCCAGAACACAAGCAGGAATCTACAGAAAAGAGCAGGGAAAGTGCTGATCttgcagcaaagcccagcctgaAGCTGGCTGCTGCCAAGCACCAGGATGAGGCAGCTTTGAAGAAAAACCTCTGTGTGAAAGCTGCCAAGGAGCACAGCATTCCCCAAGATCTCAACAAAGTATTGGAAAATAAAGTCATGGAAACAGTATTGGGCCTGTCTCATGTAAAGCTGTCTGTGGTGGAAAGGACGTGTTCAGGTGATGCTGACAGCGAAGGCATCGTGTCCAAAAGCGTTTCTTCTCACTCTGATCTCATCCCAGGAGTCTATGAAGGAGGGCTGAAAATCTGGGAATGCACCTTTGATCTCATGGACTACCTGACTGAGGCTGAGATAGAATTTACCAACAAGACTGTACTGGATcttggctgtggggctggattgTTGGGAATTGTTGCTTTGCAGGGTGAAGCTGCCAGAGTCCATTTTCAGGACTACAACAGCACAGTGATTGATGAAATAACCTTGCCTAACGTGGTGGCCAACTGTATCAGTGAAGGCAGGGGTGGGAAGGACAGAAAAGCCAGCAAGCCTCCTTCAAAGAGgcccaggaaagcagagagctcACCTGATGTGCTCAGcagatgcagatttttttctggagacTGGTCTCAAGTCAGCCAGCTCCTGTCAAACAGCAAACCCTGTCTGAAGTATGACATAATTCTCACCTCTGAGACCATCTATAACCCTGACTACTACAGTGCTTTGCATGACACACTGGCTCAGCTCCTGGATGCAAATGGCCGTGTGTATTTGGCAAGCAAAGTGCATTATTTTGGGGTTGGTGGTGGTGTCTCTCTCTTTGAGAAGTTCATTGAAGATAAAAACGTGTTTAGAACCAGTTTGGTTAAAACAATTGATCAGGGCCTGCAGCGATGCATTATGGAAATTGCCTTTAAAAATTCCTGTTAA
- the LOC135451221 gene encoding 14 kDa phosphohistidine phosphatase-like — protein sequence MAAVRDVEIDPEGTFKYILVRLQRPGGGEQRDIVRGTKAAEFHNHIFEKVNPEMEKLGYECKCLGGGKIEHNSKDKKIRVFGLSTGYGKADHSVTVEILKKEYTDYEITWSDDKK from the exons ATGGCGGCCGTGCGGGACGTGGAGATCGACCCTGAGGGCACCTTCAAGTACATCCTGGTGCGCCTGCAGCGCCCGGGCGGCGGCGAGCAGCGCGACATCGTCCGCGGCACCAAGGCGGCCGAGTTCCACA ATCATATATTTGAAAAAGTAAATCCTGAGATGGAAAAGTTGGGATATGAGTGCAAGTGCCTTGGAGGAGGGAAAATTGAACATAACAGCAAAGACAAGAAAATCAGGGTATTTGGGCTCTCAACA GGCTATGGAAAAGCAGATCACTCAGTCACTGTAGAGATACTGAAGAAAGAATATACAGATTATGAAATTACATGGTCAGATGACAAGAAATAA
- the SELE gene encoding E-selectin encodes MICLQLLSLLTYGLTVLQGVNGWTYHYSDTNMTYREAELWCRKKYTNLVAIQNKEEINHLNTFLPFNPGYYWIGIRKINGVWTWTGTNKELTEEARNWASGEPNGKGNNEDCVEIYIKRGRDDGKWNDEQCEKKKVALCYTASCNPSLCSGHGECIETINNHTCHCNPGFYGPECEFVESCDPLEKPDHGSLECHHPLGDFSYNSSCTVQCEEGYELTALESVHCTSAGLWSAPLAACKAVTCPALDVPAHGAVNCSHPSEQLTWGSTCEFSCEQGFTLTGAATLQCGSAGAWDRQQPQCAAVTCPALDVPAHGAVNCSHPSEQLTWGSTCEFSCEQGFTLTGAATLQCGSAGAWDRQQPQCAAVTCPALDVPAHGAVNCSHPSEQLTWGSTCEFSCEQGFTLTGAATLQCGSAGAWDRQQPQCAAVTCPALDVPAHGAVNCSHPSEQLTWGSTCEFSCEQGFTLTGAATLQCGSAGAWDRQQPQCAVIQCEALSSPEKGSMDCSHGAGMFTYNTSCHFSCLEGWSLNGSRVLECSPSGNWSASLPTCEASDQASYISVGIAATSASLLSTASFLLWLARRFRRKAKKFIPFRDWQETASEGSFQSAGENV; translated from the exons ATGATTTGCTTGCAGCTCCTATCTCTTCTTACCTATG GACTTACAGTGCTTCAGGGGGTGAATGGGTGGACATACCATTATTCAGACACAAACATGACCtacagggaagcagagctgtggtgcaGAAAGAAGTATACCAACCTGGTTGCCATCCAGAACAAGGAGGAAATCAATCACCTCAATACCTTCTTACCCTTCAATCCGGGTTACTACTGGATTGGAATCAGAAAAATTAATGGTGTGTGGACCTGGACTGGAACTAACAAAGAACTGACAGAAGAAGCAAGAAACTGGGCTTCAGGGGAGCCAAATGGCAAAGGGAACAACGAGGACTGCGTGGAGATCTACATCAAAAGAGGGAGGGATGATGGCAAATGGAATGATGAGCAGTGTGAGAAGAAGAAGGTTGCCTTGTGCTACACAG cttcttGCAACCCATCTCTCTGCAGTGGCCATGGAGAATGCATAGAGACCATCAACAACCACACCTGCCATTGCAACCCTGGCTTCTATGGGCCTGAATGCGAGTTTG TTGAGAGTTGTGATCCACTGGAGAAACCTGACCATGGGAGCCTTGAGTGCCACCATCCATTGGGGGATTTCAGCTACAACTCGTCCTGCACAGTTCAGTGTGAGGAGGGCTATGAGCTGACTGCACTGGAGTCTGTGCACTGTacctctgctgggctctggtcTGCCCCCCTTGCAGCGTGCAAAG CTGTGACCTGTCCTGCCCTGGACGTGCCTGCCCACGGGGCTGTGAACTGCTCCcacccctcagagcagctcacCTGGGGAAGCACCTGTGAGTTCAGCTGTGAGCAAGGATTTACCCTGACAGGAGCAGCTACCCTGCagtgtggctctgcaggggcctgggacaggcagcagccacagtgTGCAG CTGTGACCTGTCCTGCCCTGGACGTGCCTGCCCACGGGGCTGTGAACTGCTCCcacccctcagagcagctcacCTGGGGAAGCACCTGTGAGTTCAGCTGTGAGCAAGGATTTACCCTGACAGGAGCAGCTACCCTGCagtgtggctctgcaggggcctgggacaggcagcagccacagtgTGCAG CTGTGACCTGTCCTGCCCTGGACGTGCCTGCCCACGGGGCTGTGAACTGCTCCcacccctcagagcagctcacCTGGGGAAGCACCTGTGAGTTCAGCTGTGAGCAAGGATTTACCCTGACAGGAGCAGCTACCTTGCagtgtggctctgcaggggcctgggacaggcagcagccacagtgTGCAG CTGTGACCTGTCCTGCCCTGGACGTGCCTGCCCACGGGGCTGTGAACTGCTCCcacccctcagagcagctcacCTGGGGAAGCACCTGTGAGTTCAGCTGTGAGCAAGGATTTACCCTGACAGGAGCAGCTACCCTGCagtgtggctctgcaggggcctgggacaggcagcagccacagtgTGCAG TCATCCAGTGTGAAGCACTGAGCTCTCCTGAGAAAGGCTCCATGGACTGCTCCCACGGGGCTGGGATGTTCACCTACAACACCTCCTGCCACTTCAGCTGCCTGGAAGGATGGAGTCTCAATGGCTCTCGTGTTCTGGAGTGCAGCCCCTCAGGAAACTGGAGTGCCAGCCTGCCCACATGTGAAG CTTCTGACCAAGCCAGCTACATCTCTGTGGGCATAGCAGCCacctctgcctctctgctgtcCACAGCATCATTCCTCCTTTGGCTCGCAAGGCGCTTCCGGAGAAAAG CAAAGAAGTTTATTCCTTTCAG gGACTGGCAGGAAACAGCCAGTGAGGGTAGCTTCCAAAGTGCTGGCGAGAATGTCTAA